Proteins found in one Serinicoccus marinus DSM 15273 genomic segment:
- a CDS encoding dienelactone hydrolase family protein — MAEILLHHHIQGLTPGVQAFADELRGAGHTVHTPDLFEGRTFDSIEEGFAFAQETGFDVLRERGAAAAEDLGPGLVHAGMSFGVTIAQRLAQTDPGAHGALLLHSCLPVSEFGERWPEGVPAQIHGMQGDEFFDEDLPSARELAGSTPVAELFVYPGDAHLFTDSSLAAYDAEASALLLDRVQQFLTTV, encoded by the coding sequence ATGGCCGAGATCCTGCTCCACCACCACATCCAGGGCCTGACGCCCGGCGTGCAGGCCTTCGCCGACGAGCTGCGGGGCGCCGGGCATACCGTCCACACGCCGGACCTCTTCGAAGGGCGCACCTTCGACAGCATCGAGGAGGGCTTCGCCTTCGCGCAGGAGACCGGCTTCGACGTGCTCCGCGAGCGCGGCGCCGCCGCGGCGGAGGATCTGGGGCCCGGGCTGGTCCATGCCGGCATGTCCTTCGGGGTGACGATCGCGCAACGGCTCGCGCAGACCGACCCCGGAGCGCACGGGGCCCTGCTGCTGCACTCCTGCCTGCCGGTGAGCGAGTTCGGCGAGCGCTGGCCGGAAGGTGTGCCGGCCCAGATCCACGGCATGCAGGGCGACGAGTTCTTCGACGAGGACCTTCCTTCGGCACGCGAGCTCGCCGGGTCCACGCCGGTGGCGGAGCTCTTCGTCTACCCGGGGGACGCGCACCTCTTCACCGACAGCTCGCTGGCGGCCTACGACGCAGAAGCGTCAGCGCTGCTGCTGGACCGGGTGCAGCAGTTCCTCACCACTGTCTGA
- a CDS encoding LysM peptidoglycan-binding domain-containing protein: MSTTTPKRPAGAPGRPAGFRPRTAADHLPRPEKTERSVGKGVAALLGLLVLVVGVPVGLVLWVGNPLPTSAPTLEWLTAPVTAQALINIVAVLVWLVWAHFVVCLVAEWRAVRAGRLPGLVPAGGGSQLVARRLIAGVLLLAGTATMTGQAPGQSGAPTASVVSTAEAGASAQQGSQGGLTLGVDGIEDRSAGTAADEEAEVSEGTAKVTKFYEVKPPAGRNHDTLWDIAERTMGDPFRYKEIYQLNQDRVQPDGRKLQDADLIQPGWQLVMPADASGPDITSVRAHVPATQTPAAGAAEAQAQLDDVAQRTGDTAADAAAAGAGTAGAVAGSADLRAEGSGAAAADVVAPDAEQVPLGDLALGGGMVLAGLALALSTRRGPYGDPGAQEQALRLAANGGRADLLDRGLRVLATGRRQQGLELPDAAAVYVGDDQVIVHLALAGQTDLPAPPTPWQATDEGGVWVLRAADLGGYPVDGPAPWPALVNIASSHGFDLLVDLEYAPGLVSIGGDPEAAREVALSSVVDLVTHPWSDGARVTLVGFAGTATSALADLAPGRIEQVRSIEEAVTIGRRDSDAHRSLLRGLGVDGVLAGRAAGAGSDLRPHLIVLSGSPGPQEAQQVTELLSSGRTGVAVLCVGQSVAARWRFAVDASGQIDLGVLGMNGIARRLRHDDLDRVAGWVRESVEDGAEAASRAAALGPVDAVATLPREGHAHVEAASSMRERQEALAHVGLLGPVVVHAPGDVNPAREELLTELVTLVALHPDGVHDAVLRISLWPRGVEDDVVEATLASATQWLGAGSEGAALLDRDDSGRWRLGPEVHVDWLELASLAGRPGQEPQRLAGVLAQARGEAFSATPSTRYSWLAFHQAARDARVVVTAVARYAAGALSASGDAAGAERVLRDGLTLVPRAQALWRDLLRLLGGSDPDQAARLVGEMRTALGEEPLEPETAALASHLSPDLRELG; this comes from the coding sequence ATGAGCACGACCACACCCAAGCGACCGGCCGGCGCGCCGGGCCGCCCGGCGGGGTTCCGGCCGAGAACCGCGGCGGACCACCTGCCTCGCCCCGAGAAGACCGAGCGGTCCGTCGGCAAGGGAGTCGCGGCCCTCCTCGGCCTGCTGGTCCTCGTGGTCGGCGTCCCCGTCGGCCTGGTCCTCTGGGTGGGCAACCCGCTGCCGACGTCGGCCCCGACCCTGGAGTGGTTGACCGCCCCGGTGACGGCACAGGCCCTCATCAACATCGTCGCCGTCCTCGTCTGGCTGGTCTGGGCGCACTTCGTCGTCTGCCTCGTCGCCGAGTGGCGCGCGGTCCGGGCCGGCCGGCTCCCCGGCCTGGTGCCGGCCGGCGGTGGCTCGCAGCTGGTGGCCCGCCGCCTCATCGCGGGCGTGCTGCTCCTGGCCGGGACCGCGACCATGACCGGGCAGGCCCCGGGGCAGTCGGGTGCGCCGACGGCCTCCGTCGTGAGCACGGCCGAGGCGGGTGCCTCGGCGCAGCAGGGCTCGCAGGGTGGGCTGACGCTGGGGGTGGACGGCATCGAGGACCGGTCCGCCGGCACCGCCGCGGACGAGGAGGCCGAGGTCTCCGAGGGGACCGCCAAGGTCACGAAGTTCTACGAGGTCAAGCCCCCGGCCGGGCGCAACCACGACACGCTCTGGGACATCGCCGAGCGCACGATGGGCGACCCTTTCCGCTACAAGGAGATCTACCAGCTCAACCAGGACCGGGTGCAGCCGGACGGCCGCAAGCTGCAGGACGCCGACCTCATCCAGCCCGGCTGGCAGCTCGTCATGCCCGCGGACGCCTCCGGTCCGGACATCACCTCGGTCCGCGCCCACGTGCCGGCGACCCAGACCCCGGCGGCCGGCGCCGCGGAGGCGCAGGCCCAGCTCGACGACGTCGCCCAGCGCACCGGGGACACCGCGGCTGACGCGGCGGCGGCGGGCGCCGGCACCGCCGGTGCGGTCGCCGGGAGCGCCGACCTGCGGGCCGAGGGCTCCGGCGCGGCAGCCGCCGACGTCGTGGCACCCGACGCCGAGCAGGTGCCGCTCGGCGACCTCGCCCTGGGTGGCGGCATGGTCCTCGCCGGCCTCGCGCTGGCGCTGTCCACCCGTCGCGGCCCCTACGGCGATCCCGGCGCGCAGGAGCAGGCGCTGCGCCTGGCGGCCAACGGCGGCCGGGCGGACCTGCTCGACCGTGGCCTGCGGGTCCTCGCCACCGGCCGGCGCCAGCAGGGGCTGGAGCTTCCCGACGCCGCCGCCGTCTACGTCGGCGACGACCAGGTCATCGTCCACCTCGCGCTCGCCGGCCAGACCGATCTCCCGGCCCCACCGACACCGTGGCAGGCGACCGACGAGGGTGGGGTCTGGGTGCTGCGCGCGGCCGACCTCGGCGGCTACCCCGTCGACGGCCCCGCGCCCTGGCCGGCACTGGTCAACATCGCCTCCTCGCACGGATTCGACCTGCTCGTCGACCTCGAGTATGCCCCGGGGCTGGTGAGCATCGGCGGGGACCCGGAGGCGGCACGCGAAGTGGCGCTGTCCTCCGTGGTCGACCTCGTGACCCACCCGTGGTCCGACGGCGCCCGGGTGACCCTCGTCGGCTTCGCCGGCACCGCCACGTCCGCGCTCGCGGACCTCGCCCCGGGCCGCATCGAGCAGGTGCGCTCCATCGAGGAGGCCGTGACGATCGGTCGACGCGACAGCGACGCGCACCGCTCCCTGCTGCGGGGCCTGGGGGTCGACGGCGTGCTGGCGGGTCGCGCCGCCGGCGCCGGCAGCGACCTGCGGCCCCACCTCATCGTCCTGTCCGGGAGCCCGGGCCCGCAGGAGGCCCAGCAGGTCACCGAGCTGCTCTCCTCCGGGCGGACCGGGGTGGCCGTGCTCTGCGTGGGGCAGAGCGTGGCGGCACGCTGGCGGTTCGCGGTGGACGCCTCGGGCCAGATCGACCTGGGTGTGCTCGGGATGAACGGCATCGCGCGCCGGCTGCGGCACGACGACCTCGACCGGGTGGCCGGCTGGGTCCGGGAGAGCGTCGAGGACGGCGCCGAGGCGGCCTCGCGCGCCGCGGCGCTCGGCCCGGTCGACGCCGTCGCCACCCTGCCGCGCGAGGGTCACGCCCACGTCGAGGCTGCCTCGTCCATGCGCGAGCGGCAGGAGGCGTTGGCGCACGTGGGCCTGCTCGGCCCCGTGGTCGTCCACGCCCCCGGTGACGTCAACCCCGCCCGCGAGGAGCTCCTCACCGAGCTGGTGACCCTCGTCGCCCTGCACCCGGACGGCGTGCACGACGCGGTGCTGCGGATCTCCCTGTGGCCCCGCGGTGTCGAGGACGACGTGGTCGAGGCCACGCTGGCCTCGGCCACGCAGTGGCTCGGCGCCGGGAGCGAGGGCGCTGCGTTGCTCGACCGTGACGACAGCGGTCGGTGGCGGCTCGGCCCCGAGGTGCACGTGGACTGGCTGGAGCTGGCCTCGCTGGCCGGGCGGCCCGGGCAGGAGCCGCAGCGGCTGGCGGGCGTGCTGGCCCAGGCGCGCGGCGAGGCCTTCTCGGCGACCCCGAGCACGCGCTACAGCTGGCTGGCCTTCCACCAGGCGGCCCGGGACGCCCGGGTGGTCGTCACGGCGGTCGCTCGGTACGCCGCCGGGGCGCTCTCCGCCTCCGGCGACGCCGCGGGTGCCGAACGGGTGCTGCGCGACGGGCTGACGCTGGTGCCCCGGGCGCAGGCGCTGTGGCGTGACCTGCTGCGGCTGCTCGGCGGATCGGACCCCGACCAGGCCGCGCGCCTTGTCGGCGAGATGCGCACGGCTCTCGGTGAGGAGCCCCTGGAGCCGGAGACCGCGGCGCTCGCCTCACACCTCAGCCCGGACCTGCGCGAGCTGGGGTGA
- a CDS encoding ATP-binding protein yields MDPIRNPYAPGAGQRPPELAGRDEQLDRFGVVLERIARGRPERSMVLTGLRGVGKTVLLNALRGTAVRGRWGTGKYEARPEQGMRRPMAAALHVAVRELGHPQGDEVDHVLGVIKAFAQKDQPGAKLRDRWNPGIDAPAVTGRADSGDIEIDLVELFSDVGGLAADVGKGVAVFIDEMQDLQPEDVSAICAACHELSQSALPVIVVGAGLPHLPAVLSASKSYSERLFRYTRIDRLSREQAERALQLPAEDEDAAWSVEALEAMYAATGGYPYFLQAYGKEVWDLAPESPISAEDVRVAGPEAEAELAVGFFGSRYERATPGEREYLRAMADLAAERADSGDELDDIESVATSDIATHLGRKPQSLSPARDALLKKGLIYSGERGRIAFTVPHFGRYLREHT; encoded by the coding sequence GTGGATCCGATCCGAAACCCATATGCCCCTGGGGCGGGCCAGCGCCCGCCCGAGCTCGCCGGCCGCGACGAGCAGCTCGACCGCTTCGGCGTCGTGCTGGAGCGCATCGCCCGCGGTCGCCCCGAACGCTCGATGGTGCTCACCGGCCTGCGCGGCGTCGGCAAGACGGTCCTGCTCAACGCGTTGCGGGGCACCGCGGTGCGCGGCCGGTGGGGGACGGGGAAGTACGAGGCGCGGCCGGAGCAGGGGATGCGCCGCCCCATGGCCGCCGCGCTGCACGTCGCGGTGCGCGAGCTGGGGCACCCGCAGGGCGACGAGGTGGACCACGTGCTGGGCGTCATCAAGGCGTTCGCGCAGAAGGACCAGCCGGGCGCCAAGCTACGGGACCGGTGGAACCCGGGCATCGACGCTCCCGCCGTCACCGGACGGGCCGACTCCGGCGACATCGAGATCGACCTGGTCGAGCTCTTCTCCGACGTGGGCGGGCTCGCGGCCGACGTCGGCAAGGGAGTCGCCGTCTTCATCGACGAGATGCAGGACCTGCAGCCCGAGGACGTCTCGGCGATCTGCGCGGCGTGTCACGAGCTGAGCCAGTCGGCGCTGCCGGTGATCGTCGTCGGCGCCGGGCTGCCGCACCTGCCCGCGGTGCTCTCCGCGAGCAAGTCCTACTCCGAGCGGCTCTTCCGCTACACCCGCATCGACCGGCTCTCGCGCGAGCAGGCCGAGCGGGCGCTGCAGCTGCCGGCGGAGGACGAGGACGCCGCGTGGTCCGTCGAGGCGCTGGAGGCGATGTATGCCGCGACCGGCGGCTACCCCTACTTCCTGCAGGCCTACGGCAAGGAGGTGTGGGACCTGGCACCGGAGTCGCCGATCAGCGCCGAGGACGTCCGGGTCGCCGGGCCCGAGGCGGAGGCCGAGCTGGCCGTCGGCTTCTTCGGGAGCCGCTACGAGCGGGCCACGCCGGGGGAGCGGGAGTACCTCCGGGCGATGGCCGACCTCGCCGCCGAGCGGGCGGACTCGGGCGACGAGCTGGACGACATCGAGTCGGTCGCGACCTCCGACATCGCCACCCACCTGGGCCGCAAGCCGCAGTCGCTCTCACCCGCCCGAGACGCGCTGCTCAAGAAGGGGCTGATCTACTCCGGCGAGCGGGGCCGCATCGCCTTCACCGTGCCCCACTTCGGGAGGTACCTGCGCGAGCACACGTGA
- a CDS encoding WXG100 family type VII secretion target — MSVGGELATLRDLHKTLDTSALDIQRVSDDITKSLDGTVWTGANSDKFREAWGTFKPTLTPKLVDALNEAKEDIKTQHNNLAAATGESDRI, encoded by the coding sequence ATGTCCGTTGGTGGTGAACTCGCTACGCTGCGAGACCTGCACAAGACGCTCGACACCTCGGCGCTGGACATCCAGCGCGTCTCCGACGACATCACCAAGTCGCTGGACGGCACGGTCTGGACCGGCGCCAACTCGGACAAGTTCCGGGAGGCGTGGGGCACCTTCAAGCCGACGCTGACCCCGAAGCTCGTCGACGCGCTCAACGAGGCCAAGGAAGACATCAAGACGCAGCACAACAACCTGGCCGCCGCCACCGGCGAGTCGGACCGCATCTGA
- a CDS encoding FtsK/SpoIIIE domain-containing protein, whose product MRLLITAIAAEEAVRAGGSATPHDLVVDTEDDATVSDLAVALDRRLAAQRRSAPLAAVGAATGTEGDVAAPQLRVVRSEEESEPEHLDVPAADPAQAPALYVGHQRLDPGMPLVDSPVRHGSIVGVGQPVGDLLAEPQGSVEVRISSGPGAGTVARLSTGDHVVGTSVHASVALPPIGLPEVCLTVRVLPDGSVQLDPDPELSGVLQQPIWRRRPLPGPIVLDADAEIQQRQAGESTYSELPPGTRVISSDAPTPLLHVDREEVEPGQVWEPGQALVVGPCLLELALPSAPDASLSLSPQGSTLDYNRPPRLLPAPRQTEFTLPNEPKRPLGQQIPWAFIFLPAFAGLAMYLLTGRLYTLIFIALTPLMALSNWVTGRTQERKRYRNDFAEYTTRMRKVQQSALEGLGDERSARRRDFADPGEVLMTAIGPRRRLWERRPNDPDWLLARFGTADQVSSVTVKSNAREEHEGDLVWTAPDVPVTVSLLEAGVTGLAGPRRRDVGRWVLAQLAVLHSPVDLDMTLLTSAEGEADWHWARWLPHLRSDDGDPELAQVGVDDQTTARRIGELVAELERRVEIATSGSFSSKGASFAPLLVVLDGSRRLRLLPGMVPLLQRGPSVGITFLCLDEDERLLPEECSAVVQADEPLMRVTVSEKWVTEGVRPDLVSPAWAERVARAVAPVRDVSAEDAAATIPTSSRLLDVLRLDPPTSPAVQERWVSVGRTTQAVIGEGTEGAFAIDMVKDGPHGLVAGTTGSGKSELLQTIIASLAVHNRPDEMTFVLVDYKGGAAFKDCNRLPHTVGMVTDLDGHLTGRALESLGAELRRREHQLAGADAKDIEDYLATKGPDDDPMPRLLIVIDEFAALVAELPDFVTGLVDIARRGRSLGVHLILATQRPAGVVSAEIKSNTNLRIALRVTDINDSQDVIEAREAAQISKSTPGRGYARLGHSSLIPFQSSRVGGRPRGEGKAADVELRGMPFAELGVAPPRAAAAEEDVSIPTDLAALVAACQEASSASGVSAPPSPWLPALDDVVTLEQVLDQFPSATPDVDRLRLPLGLVDLPAEQRRDVAAYDLGTGSHLAIVGAARTGRSTALRAVAGAVARDLSPEDVHIFGVDCGNNALLPLVSLPHVGAVVARDQTDRMDRLVTRLRALISERQQLLAQAGFADVAEQRASVAQEERLPYVLILFDRWEGFFQAYDALDGGKLVTAFQQILQEGAAVGVRLVMTGDRTLVSGRMGTLLDDKIMLRMTDKSDFSNIGMPGKKVPDSMVEGRGFRAEGLREVQFALLDEDPAGTAQVRALQELGKAATERYADLPRSRRPFHVDVLPVRLTAEQAAELRAEEEAQGIEVPDTSLAVAVGGDTLGLRHLDAIDHGPAVLVTGPRRSGRSSLLRQVAAEALRSRWQVAVVTPRKSPLRDLEGVAGVHGPWDMSSTQEEVTEQLTALVEGQDPLVVLVDDTELLGSDGWLADALVAAIEKMRDSGKMLVGAGTAGDMQSHYRGPSALLKKSGNGILLNPQSSADADLFGARLNRSAFGQSLPPGGGYRIVAGQPERVQVIWPG is encoded by the coding sequence GTGCGGCTGCTGATCACGGCGATCGCGGCCGAGGAGGCCGTGCGGGCGGGTGGATCCGCCACCCCGCACGACCTGGTCGTCGACACCGAGGACGACGCGACGGTCAGCGACCTCGCGGTCGCCCTCGACCGTCGGCTCGCGGCGCAGCGGCGCAGCGCACCGCTGGCCGCCGTGGGGGCAGCCACCGGCACCGAGGGTGATGTCGCCGCACCGCAGCTCCGCGTCGTCCGGTCCGAGGAGGAGTCCGAGCCCGAGCACCTCGACGTCCCGGCCGCCGACCCGGCCCAGGCACCCGCCCTCTATGTCGGGCACCAGCGCCTCGACCCGGGTATGCCGCTGGTCGACAGCCCGGTGCGGCACGGCTCCATCGTCGGGGTGGGTCAGCCCGTGGGTGACCTGCTGGCCGAGCCGCAGGGCAGTGTCGAGGTCCGCATCTCCTCCGGCCCGGGCGCCGGCACCGTGGCCCGGCTCAGCACGGGCGACCACGTCGTGGGCACCTCGGTCCACGCCTCGGTGGCCCTGCCCCCGATCGGTCTGCCCGAGGTGTGCCTCACGGTGCGGGTGCTGCCCGACGGATCGGTGCAGCTGGACCCGGATCCGGAGCTCTCGGGCGTGCTGCAGCAGCCGATCTGGCGCCGCCGCCCGCTACCCGGCCCCATCGTGCTCGACGCCGATGCCGAGATCCAGCAGCGGCAGGCGGGCGAGAGCACTTACAGCGAGCTCCCACCCGGCACCCGGGTGATCAGCTCCGACGCCCCGACCCCGTTGCTCCACGTGGACCGCGAGGAGGTCGAGCCGGGGCAGGTGTGGGAGCCGGGCCAGGCGCTCGTCGTGGGCCCGTGCCTGCTCGAGCTCGCCCTACCCTCCGCCCCGGACGCCTCGCTGTCGCTCAGCCCGCAGGGCTCGACGCTCGACTACAACCGTCCGCCCCGCCTGCTCCCGGCACCCCGGCAGACCGAGTTCACCCTCCCCAACGAGCCGAAGCGGCCGCTCGGGCAGCAGATCCCGTGGGCCTTCATCTTCCTGCCCGCCTTCGCCGGCCTGGCGATGTACCTCCTCACCGGACGCCTCTACACGCTCATCTTCATCGCCCTGACCCCACTCATGGCCCTGTCCAACTGGGTCACCGGCCGCACGCAGGAGCGCAAGCGCTACCGCAACGACTTCGCGGAGTACACCACGCGCATGCGCAAGGTGCAGCAGAGCGCGCTGGAGGGGCTGGGCGACGAGCGCTCCGCCCGCCGCCGCGACTTCGCCGACCCGGGCGAGGTGCTCATGACCGCGATCGGGCCGCGACGCCGGCTCTGGGAGCGGCGACCGAACGACCCCGACTGGTTGCTCGCCCGGTTCGGCACCGCCGACCAGGTGTCCTCGGTCACGGTGAAGTCCAACGCTCGCGAGGAGCACGAGGGCGACCTCGTCTGGACCGCCCCGGACGTCCCGGTGACGGTGAGCCTGCTGGAGGCGGGGGTGACCGGGCTGGCCGGGCCACGCAGGAGGGACGTCGGTCGGTGGGTGCTCGCCCAGCTCGCCGTGCTCCACTCGCCGGTGGACCTGGACATGACCCTGCTCACCTCGGCCGAGGGTGAGGCGGACTGGCACTGGGCCCGCTGGCTGCCGCACCTGCGCTCCGACGACGGCGACCCCGAGCTGGCGCAGGTGGGGGTGGACGACCAGACGACGGCGCGGCGGATCGGCGAGCTCGTCGCCGAGCTGGAGCGGCGGGTCGAGATCGCCACCTCGGGCTCGTTCTCGAGCAAGGGTGCGAGCTTCGCCCCGTTGCTCGTCGTGCTGGACGGCTCGCGCCGGCTGCGCCTGCTGCCCGGCATGGTCCCGCTGCTCCAGCGGGGGCCGTCGGTCGGCATCACCTTCCTCTGCCTCGACGAGGACGAGCGGCTGCTGCCCGAGGAGTGCAGCGCGGTGGTGCAGGCGGACGAGCCGCTGATGCGGGTGACCGTGAGCGAGAAGTGGGTCACCGAGGGCGTGCGGCCCGACCTGGTCAGCCCCGCCTGGGCCGAGCGGGTCGCGCGCGCCGTCGCCCCGGTGCGCGACGTCTCCGCCGAGGACGCCGCGGCCACCATCCCGACCTCCAGCCGGCTGCTCGACGTGCTGCGCCTGGACCCGCCGACCAGCCCCGCGGTGCAGGAGCGCTGGGTCTCGGTCGGGCGGACCACCCAGGCCGTCATCGGCGAGGGCACCGAGGGCGCCTTCGCCATCGACATGGTCAAGGACGGCCCGCACGGTCTGGTCGCGGGCACCACCGGCTCGGGCAAGTCCGAGCTGCTGCAGACCATCATCGCCTCGCTGGCGGTGCACAACCGGCCCGACGAGATGACCTTCGTCCTCGTCGACTACAAGGGTGGCGCCGCCTTCAAGGACTGCAACCGGCTGCCGCACACCGTCGGCATGGTGACCGACCTGGACGGCCACCTGACCGGTCGGGCCCTGGAGTCGCTCGGCGCGGAGCTGCGCCGCCGGGAGCACCAGCTGGCGGGCGCCGATGCCAAGGACATCGAGGACTACCTCGCGACCAAGGGCCCGGACGACGATCCCATGCCGCGCCTGCTCATCGTCATCGACGAATTCGCGGCCCTGGTCGCCGAGCTGCCCGACTTCGTCACCGGGCTCGTCGACATCGCCCGTCGTGGCCGGTCGCTCGGCGTGCACCTCATCCTGGCGACGCAGCGGCCCGCCGGAGTCGTCAGCGCCGAGATCAAGTCCAACACCAACCTGCGGATCGCGCTGCGGGTCACCGACATCAACGACAGCCAGGACGTCATCGAGGCGCGGGAGGCGGCCCAGATCTCGAAGTCCACCCCCGGCCGGGGGTATGCCCGGCTCGGGCACTCCAGCCTGATCCCGTTCCAGTCCTCCCGGGTGGGGGGCCGCCCGCGCGGGGAGGGCAAGGCCGCCGACGTCGAGCTGCGCGGCATGCCCTTCGCCGAGCTCGGGGTCGCCCCGCCCCGGGCGGCGGCGGCCGAGGAGGACGTCAGCATCCCCACCGACCTCGCTGCGCTCGTGGCGGCCTGCCAGGAGGCCAGCAGCGCCTCCGGGGTGAGTGCTCCACCGAGCCCGTGGCTCCCGGCGCTGGACGACGTCGTCACCCTGGAGCAGGTGCTCGACCAGTTCCCGTCCGCCACACCGGACGTCGACCGGCTCCGGCTGCCGCTGGGGCTGGTGGACCTGCCGGCCGAGCAGCGGCGGGACGTCGCGGCCTACGACCTGGGCACCGGGTCGCACCTCGCGATCGTCGGTGCGGCGCGCACGGGCCGCTCCACGGCCCTGCGGGCGGTGGCCGGGGCCGTCGCGCGGGACCTGTCGCCCGAGGACGTCCACATCTTCGGGGTCGACTGCGGCAACAACGCGCTGCTCCCGCTCGTGTCCCTCCCGCACGTCGGGGCGGTGGTCGCGCGCGACCAGACCGACCGGATGGACCGTCTAGTCACCCGGCTGCGCGCGCTCATCAGCGAGCGCCAGCAGCTGCTCGCGCAGGCCGGCTTCGCGGACGTGGCCGAGCAGCGCGCCAGCGTGGCGCAGGAGGAGCGGCTGCCCTACGTCCTCATCCTCTTCGACCGGTGGGAGGGCTTCTTCCAGGCCTATGACGCGCTCGACGGGGGCAAGCTGGTCACGGCCTTCCAGCAGATCCTGCAGGAGGGCGCCGCGGTCGGGGTGCGGCTGGTGATGACCGGCGACCGCACGCTGGTGTCCGGACGGATGGGCACGCTGCTGGACGACAAGATCATGCTGCGCATGACGGACAAGAGCGACTTCTCCAACATCGGCATGCCGGGCAAGAAGGTGCCCGACTCCATGGTCGAGGGCCGCGGCTTCCGGGCCGAGGGGCTGCGCGAGGTGCAGTTCGCGCTGCTCGACGAGGACCCTGCCGGCACCGCGCAGGTGCGGGCCTTGCAGGAGCTCGGCAAGGCCGCCACCGAGCGGTATGCCGATCTGCCACGGTCGCGCCGTCCCTTCCACGTCGACGTGCTGCCGGTCCGTCTCACGGCGGAGCAGGCGGCGGAGCTGCGGGCCGAGGAGGAGGCACAGGGCATCGAGGTCCCGGACACGTCGTTGGCCGTGGCGGTCGGCGGCGACACTCTGGGGCTGCGGCACCTGGACGCCATCGACCACGGCCCGGCGGTCCTGGTCACCGGGCCGCGGCGCAGCGGCCGGTCCAGCCTGCTGCGGCAGGTCGCCGCGGAGGCGCTGCGGAGCAGGTGGCAGGTGGCGGTCGTCACGCCGCGCAAGAGCCCGCTGCGCGACCTGGAGGGGGTCGCCGGGGTGCACGGACCGTGGGACATGTCCAGCACGCAGGAGGAGGTCACCGAGCAGCTCACGGCGCTGGTGGAGGGCCAGGACCCGCTGGTCGTCCTCGTCGACGACACCGAGCTGCTCGGCTCCGACGGCTGGCTGGCCGACGCCCTCGTCGCGGCGATCGAGAAGATGCGGGACTCGGGCAAGATGCTGGTGGGCGCCGGGACCGCGGGGGACATGCAGAGCCACTACCGCGGCCCCTCGGCGCTGCTGAAGAAGTCCGGCAACGGCATCCTGCTCAACCCCCAGTCGAGCGCGGACGCCGACCTCTTCGGTGCCCGGCTCAACCGCTCGGCCTTCGGGCAGTCCCTGCCGCCGGGTGGGGGCTACCGCATCGTGGCCGGCCAGCCCGAGCGCGTGCAGGTGATCTGGCCCGGCTGA